One Streptomyces dangxiongensis genomic window, GCAGGGCGAGTGACGCGTTGTCCAGTTCGGCGACCGCGGCGAGGAGCCGGTCGGTCGCGTCACGTACACGTGCCAGGTCATGAGCGTGATCAATCATGGTGCTGACCCTAGTGCGGCCACACCTTCGGGTGAAGGTGAGGAACCTCGCCCGCAAATCGAAAGCACGTGCTATATCGTCGAAGGTGGCGTCGGGCATGCTGGAGGGTCGGGGGTTGTTATGCAACCGGGCAATCCGACCGGCGTTGTCAGTGGCTCCCCCTAGTCTGAAGAAGCTCGGGGGCCCCGCCCCTGTCACTTCTCTAGAAAGGTGCGGACCGGCGTGGCCGACCGTCTCATCGTCCGTGGCGCGCGCGAGCACAACCTGAAAAACGTGTCGCTCGACCTGCCTCGTGACTCGCTCATCGTCTTCACGGGCCTGTCCGGGTCGGGCAAGTCCTCCCTGGCCTTCGACACCATCTTCGCCGAGGGCCAGCGCCGTTACGTGGAGTCGCTCTCCTCGTACGCACGGCAGTTCCTCGGGCAGATGGACAAGCCCGACGTCGACTTCATCGAGGGCCTCTCCCCGGCGGTCTCCATCGACCAGAAGTCGACCTCCCGCAACCCCCGCTCGACGGTCGGCACGATCACCGAGGTCTACGACTACCTGCGTCTGCTCTTCGCGCGCATCGGCAAGCCGCACTGCCCCGAGTGCGGTCGCCCGATCTCCCGCCAGTCGCCGCAGGCGATCGTGGACAGGGTCCTGGAGCTCCCGGAGGGGAGCCGCTTCCAGGTGCTGTCCCCGCTGGTGCGCGAGCGCAAGGGCGAGTTCGTCGACCTCTTCGCCGACCTCCAGACCAAGGGCTATTCCCGCGCGCGCGTCGACGGCCAGACCGTCCAGCTCTCCGAGCCGCCGGTCCTGAAGAAGCAGGAGAAGCACACCATCGAGGTGGTCGTGGACCGCCTGACGGTGAAGGACTCCGCCAAGCGCCGTCTCACCGACTCGGTGGAGACCGCCCTCGGCCTGTCCGGCGGCATGGTCGTGCTCGACTTCGTGGACCTCCCCGAGGACGACCCCGAGCGCGAGCGCATGTACTCGGAGCACCTCTACTGTCCGTACGACGACCTCTCCTTCGAGGAGCTGGAGCCCCGCTCCTTCTCCTTCAACTCGCCCTTCGGCGCCTGCCCCGAGTGCACCGGCATCGGCACGCGCATGGAGGTCGACCCCGAGCTGATCGTCCCGGACCCCGACAAGTCGCTGGACGAGGGTGCCATCCACCCCTGGTCGCACGGGCACACCAAGGACTACTTCAGCCGCCTGATCGGCGCCCTCGCGGACGCCCTCGGCTTCCGCACGGACATCCCCTTCGCCGGTCTGCCGCAGCGCGCCAAGAAGGCTCTGCTCCAGGGCCACAAGACACAGATCGAGGTGCGGTACCGCAACCGGTACGGCCGCGAGCGCGTCTACACGACCCCCTTCGAGGGCGCGGTGCCGTTCGTGAAGCGCCGGCACAGCGAGGCCGAGAGCGACGCCAGTCGCGAGCGCTTCGAGGGCTACATGCGCGAGGTGCCCTGCCCCACGTGCGAGGGCACGCGTCTGAAGCCGATCGTCCTCGCGGTCACGATCATGGGCAGGTCGATCGCCGAGATCGCCGCGATGTCGATCAGCGACTGCGCCGACTTCCTGGGCGAACTGAAGCTCAGCGCCCGCGACAAGAAGATCGCCGAGCGGGTCCTGAAGGAGGTGAACGAGCGGCTGCGCTTCCTGGTCGACGTCGGCCTGGACTACCTCTCGCTCAACCGCGCGGCCGGCACACTCTCGGGCGGCGAGGCCCAGCGCATCCGCCTGGCCACCCAGATCGGCTCCGGCCTCGTCGGCGTCCTCTACGTCCTGGACGAGCCCTCCATCGGCCTGCACCAGCGCGACAACCACCGGCTGATCGAGACCCTCGTCCGGTTGCGTGACATGGGCAACACGCTCATCGTCGTCGAGCACGACGAGGACACCATCAAGGTCGCCGACTGGATCGTGGACATCGGCCCCGGCGCCGGCGAGCACGGCGGCAAGGTCGTGCACAGCGGCTCCGTGAAGGAACTGCTCGCCAACACCGAGTCGCAGACCGGCGCGTACCTCTCGGGCCGCAAGTCGATCCCGCTCCCGGACGTGCGCCGCCCGCTCGACCCGTCCCGGCAGCTCACCGTGCACGGTGCCCGCGAGAACAACCTGCAGGACATCGACGTCTCCTTCCCGCTCGGTGTCTTCACGGCCGTCACCGGCGTCTCCGGATCCGGCAAG contains:
- the uvrA gene encoding excinuclease ABC subunit UvrA, with the protein product MADRLIVRGAREHNLKNVSLDLPRDSLIVFTGLSGSGKSSLAFDTIFAEGQRRYVESLSSYARQFLGQMDKPDVDFIEGLSPAVSIDQKSTSRNPRSTVGTITEVYDYLRLLFARIGKPHCPECGRPISRQSPQAIVDRVLELPEGSRFQVLSPLVRERKGEFVDLFADLQTKGYSRARVDGQTVQLSEPPVLKKQEKHTIEVVVDRLTVKDSAKRRLTDSVETALGLSGGMVVLDFVDLPEDDPERERMYSEHLYCPYDDLSFEELEPRSFSFNSPFGACPECTGIGTRMEVDPELIVPDPDKSLDEGAIHPWSHGHTKDYFSRLIGALADALGFRTDIPFAGLPQRAKKALLQGHKTQIEVRYRNRYGRERVYTTPFEGAVPFVKRRHSEAESDASRERFEGYMREVPCPTCEGTRLKPIVLAVTIMGRSIAEIAAMSISDCADFLGELKLSARDKKIAERVLKEVNERLRFLVDVGLDYLSLNRAAGTLSGGEAQRIRLATQIGSGLVGVLYVLDEPSIGLHQRDNHRLIETLVRLRDMGNTLIVVEHDEDTIKVADWIVDIGPGAGEHGGKVVHSGSVKELLANTESQTGAYLSGRKSIPLPDVRRPLDPSRQLTVHGARENNLQDIDVSFPLGVFTAVTGVSGSGKSTLVNDILYTHLARELNGARTVPGRHTRVAGDDLVDKVVHVDQSPIGRTPRSNPATYTGVFDHIRKLFAETTEAKVRGYLPGRFSFNVKGGRCENCSGDGTIKIEMNFLPDVYVPCEVCHGARYNRETLEVHYKGKSIAEVLNMPIEEAMNFFEAVPAISRHLRTLNDVGLGYVRLGQAATTLSGGEAQRVKLASELQKRSTGRTVYVLDEPTTGLHFEDISKLLTVLGGLVDKGNTVIVIEHNLDVIKTADWIVDMGPEGGAGGGLVVAEGTPEEVAGVPASHTGKFLREVLGADRVSDAQPVKAPRATTARKTAAAKSPAKKTVTAKADSTPVGKTAPAAKKTTPAKKATRTRKA